In Toxoplasma gondii ME49 chromosome VIII, whole genome shotgun sequence, a single genomic region encodes these proteins:
- a CDS encoding mRNA export protein (encoded by transcript TGME49_272350), with the protein MSFYGARTAASPAGGAVNNQMSYYNKASATNLPNGPRDTISQLGWSNEGSLLSCTSWDNTVRVWQISAGFGSQIQAAAKVCMDAQAPLLCSTFGPSPNHLFVGCCDKTVKLYDLNASSSTPQVVAQHDQPVCSVAWNPIHNVIVTASWDGYVRMWDGKQQQPVWQQSVGGKIFRMGVHSPFLVTCDNFRNVNVSNLNTLFTGNAPQQPTKIVPPLQKLQSRSMGLFPDKEHELPGVAVGSVEGRVGICHFKQEHRNMNFSFKCHRQETRQGIQIYAVNTIDFHPKHGTFATGGADGSIVCWDKVNRQKLRAFDNMGNSVTDVKFNPTGNNLLAYAVSYDWSKGPDQQELNKGHQVYVHMVKDEDIRPRPKTTTRR; encoded by the exons ATGTCCTTCTATGGAGCACGGACGGCCGCCTCGCCTGCCGGCGGGGCTGTGAACAATCAAATGAGTTACTACAACAAAGCGAGTGCGACGAATCTGCCGAACGGCCCCCGAGACACCATTTCTCAGCTCGGCTGG TCAAACGAGGGAAGTCTCCTGAGCTGCACCAGCTGGGATAACACGGTTCGCGTCTGGCAGATTTCTGCAGGATTCGGCAGTCAAATTCAGGCGGCGGCGAAAGTCTGCATGGACGCCCAGGCGCCACTCCTGTGCTCCACCTTCGGGCCT AGTCCAAACCACCTGTTTGTGGGGTGCTGCGACAAGACAGTGAAGCTCTACGATTTGAACGCCAGTTCGTCGACTCCCCAGGTCGTTGCCCAG CACGACCAGCCCGTGTGCAGTGTGGCGTGGAATCCAATTCACAATGTCATAGTCACAG CTAGTTGGGACGGCTACGTTCGCATGTGGGATGgcaagcagcagcagcctgTCTGGCAGCAGAGCGTCGGAGGGAAG ATTTTCCGCATGGGCGTCCATAGCCCATTTCTAGTGACCTGCGACAACTTCCGCAACGTGAACGTCTCCAATCTGAACACTCTGTTCACGGGCAATGCGCCGCAGCAACCCACGAAGATTGTCCCTCCTCTGCAGAAACTGCAGTCCAGATCCATGGGCCTCTTCCCCGACAAAGAACACGAACTTCCCGGTGTGGCTGTCGGAAGCGTGGAAGGACGCGTCGGCATCTGCCATTTCAAACAAGAACACAG AAACATGAATTTCAGCTTCAAGTGCCACAGACAAGAGACGCGACAGGGAATTCAGATCTACGCGGTCAACACCATCGACTTCCACCCTAAACATGGGACCTTCGCAACTGGG gGCGCTGACGGGTCGATTGTCTGCTGGGACAAAGTCAACCGCCAAAA ACTGCGAGCATTCGACAACATGGGCAACAGCGTGACGGATGTCAAGTTTAATCCAACAGGGAACAATTTGCTGGCGTATGCGGTCTCCTACGATTGGTCTAAG GGGCCGGATCAACAGGAACTCAACAAGGGCCatcaggtgtatgtacacatg GTGAAGGACGAAGACATTCGCCCGCGGCCTAAAACGACAACCCGCCGATAA